A genomic stretch from Puntigrus tetrazona isolate hp1 chromosome 6, ASM1883169v1, whole genome shotgun sequence includes:
- the ten1 gene encoding CST complex subunit TEN1 isoform X1 produces MLPPPAVLHFLWEINTDLVKDGASVRTYGRLISYEPEGSKAVLGGQQSSAQCHVSVQTTLVEPFQPTLGAQYFVLGEIEKTDECCVASPGLSGAILHARALSSVDGIDLTLMQKAIMEQRCFFRERMPDISASSPL; encoded by the exons ATGCTGCCTCCCCCAGCCGTGCTCCACTTCCTCTGGGAGATCAATACAGACCTGGTGAAAGATGGTGCCTCAGTGCGAACGTATGGCAG ACTTATAAGTTACGAGCCAGAAGGGTCCAAAGCCGTTCTAGGTGGTCAGCAGTCTTCTGCACAGTGTCATGTGTCTGTACAAACAACACTTGTTGAACCATTTCAACCCACTCTCGGAGCTCAGTATTTTGTTCTTGGTGAAATTGAAAAGACTGATG AATGTTGTGTTGCTTCTCCAGGATTAAGTGGAGCTATCCTGCATGCTCGTGCTTTGAGTAGTGTTGATGGCATAGACCTCACATTAATGCAAAAGGCCATTATGGAACAGAGATGCTTCTTTAGGGAAAGAATGCCTGATATTTCTGCAAGCTCCCCACTGTGA
- the ten1 gene encoding CST complex subunit TEN1 isoform X2, which translates to MLPPPAVLHFLWEINTDLVKDGASVRTYGRLISYEPEGSKAVLGGQQSSAQCHVSVQTTLVEPFQPTLGAQYFVLGEIEKTDGLSGAILHARALSSVDGIDLTLMQKAIMEQRCFFRERMPDISASSPL; encoded by the exons ATGCTGCCTCCCCCAGCCGTGCTCCACTTCCTCTGGGAGATCAATACAGACCTGGTGAAAGATGGTGCCTCAGTGCGAACGTATGGCAG ACTTATAAGTTACGAGCCAGAAGGGTCCAAAGCCGTTCTAGGTGGTCAGCAGTCTTCTGCACAGTGTCATGTGTCTGTACAAACAACACTTGTTGAACCATTTCAACCCACTCTCGGAGCTCAGTATTTTGTTCTTGGTGAAATTGAAAAGACTGATG GATTAAGTGGAGCTATCCTGCATGCTCGTGCTTTGAGTAGTGTTGATGGCATAGACCTCACATTAATGCAAAAGGCCATTATGGAACAGAGATGCTTCTTTAGGGAAAGAATGCCTGATATTTCTGCAAGCTCCCCACTGTGA